The following are encoded together in the Planococcus antarcticus DSM 14505 genome:
- the mutM gene encoding bifunctional DNA-formamidopyrimidine glycosylase/DNA-(apurinic or apyrimidinic site) lyase — MPELPEVEGVVRQIRPVSVGKKIEAVAVSDTIRVSKTNGKEAIIKRMEADRFIESLVGAQIIRVERRSKYIYFTLRKDNEFLLVNHLGMSGAWFYIDQLQSIPEDKFRRHVHVVLTLSDGKLLAFSDIRRFGEMRVLQEEADFPPLLLMAPEPFEAVALEHFLLRAESSKYKNKAIKEVIMDGQVISGCGNIYATEALFKMKIHPKRSASRISKKRKVELFETVVAILLESIEAGGSTISDYRNINGESGSMQNRFGMYGKKQCADCGTATKTLKIGGRASMYCPSCQK, encoded by the coding sequence ATGCCTGAACTTCCGGAAGTGGAAGGTGTCGTTCGACAGATCCGCCCCGTGTCCGTTGGAAAAAAGATTGAGGCAGTAGCGGTTTCAGATACGATCCGCGTGTCGAAAACAAATGGCAAGGAAGCGATCATCAAACGGATGGAAGCTGACCGGTTTATCGAAAGCTTGGTCGGTGCACAAATCATCCGTGTCGAGCGGCGCAGTAAATACATTTATTTTACATTGCGAAAAGACAATGAATTCTTATTGGTCAATCATTTAGGGATGTCTGGAGCTTGGTTTTATATCGACCAGCTTCAGTCGATTCCAGAGGACAAATTCCGACGCCACGTACATGTCGTATTGACATTGAGCGATGGTAAGCTATTGGCATTTTCTGATATCCGAAGATTCGGGGAGATGCGGGTTTTGCAGGAAGAAGCGGATTTCCCGCCTTTGCTGCTGATGGCACCAGAGCCTTTCGAGGCAGTGGCACTTGAACATTTTCTATTGAGGGCGGAAAGTTCCAAATACAAGAACAAGGCAATCAAAGAAGTCATTATGGATGGCCAAGTCATTTCTGGCTGTGGCAATATTTATGCAACCGAAGCACTTTTTAAAATGAAGATTCATCCAAAGCGGTCGGCTAGCCGCATCAGTAAAAAGCGCAAAGTGGAATTATTCGAGACGGTCGTTGCCATTCTTCTGGAAAGCATAGAAGCAGGAGGCAGTACGATATCGGATTACCGCAATATTAACGGTGAATCGGGTAGCATGCAAAACCGTTTCGGCATGTATGGAAAAAAACAATGTGCAGATTGCGGCACTGCAACAAAAACCCTGAAAATCGGCGGAAGGGCTTCAATGTATTGCCCGAGCTGCCAGAAATGA
- the polA gene encoding DNA polymerase I: protein MAKKILLLDGNSLAYRAFFALPLLTNENGIHTNAVYGFTMMLQKILDEEKPTHMIVAFDAGKTTFRHETFSEYKGGRQKTPPELSEQFPYLRKLLDAYRIKRYELDNYEADDIIGTLSLEAEREGDEVVVISGDKDLTQLASPSTTVYITRKGITDIEKYTVEHIKEKYGLTPNQIIDMKGLMGDASDNIPGVPGVGEKTALKLLAAHGSVEGVYEAIEQQKGKMKEKLVANENLAYISKQLATIERNAPIDIKIEELSYAGPDQDELVKIWNELAFKSLLEKMEYTAEETVKEELTFEVLTSINPSILKDEMAVHLELYDEHYHSCDLLGVSLATETATYVIPMAVAEQSEEFRTWFKDPSRKKFMADSKAATAAFLRVGIELKGVDFDLMLGAYIVNPSLTYTDMASIVQEYGYKDVSTNEQIYGKGAKKKVPEESILNEHIARKARTIWKVRPLVMEKLEDNEQFDLYDKLELPLASVLGQMESLGVKVDRDQLSEMGKELSHKLEKIESDIYGLAGQEFNINSPKQLGVILFEKLGLPALKKTKTGYSTAADVLEKLEGQHEIISHILMYRQLGKLLSTYIEGLLKEIHEDGKVHTRFQQALTTTGRLSSTNPNLQNIPVRLEEGRKIRKAFVPSEPGWVMVAADYSQIELRVLADMSEDERLVQAFKDDRDIHTTTASDVFHVPEKQVTGDMRRAAKAVNFGVVYGISDYGLSQNLNIPRKEAADFIERYFASFPGVKSYMTTIVSDAKRDGFVTTLMNRRRYLPDITSSNFNLRSFAERTAMNTPIQGSAADIIKKAMIDMDAALEREEMQTRMLLQVHDELIFEAPPEELDKLMELVPEVMENAVKLIVPLKVDIAHGATWYDTK from the coding sequence GTGGCAAAGAAAATACTTTTATTAGATGGCAACAGCTTGGCGTATCGTGCGTTTTTCGCCTTGCCACTGTTGACCAATGAAAACGGCATCCACACCAATGCTGTATACGGATTTACCATGATGCTTCAAAAAATACTGGACGAAGAAAAGCCAACGCATATGATTGTGGCTTTTGATGCGGGAAAAACAACTTTCCGCCATGAAACTTTCAGTGAATACAAAGGTGGACGGCAAAAGACGCCGCCTGAGTTGTCGGAACAATTTCCTTACCTAAGAAAATTGCTCGATGCCTACCGGATCAAACGCTACGAATTGGACAATTACGAGGCGGATGATATTATCGGAACCTTGAGTCTCGAAGCAGAGCGAGAAGGTGACGAAGTCGTGGTCATTTCAGGAGACAAAGATTTGACGCAACTGGCTTCGCCTTCAACAACGGTTTATATCACGCGGAAAGGCATCACCGATATCGAGAAGTATACGGTTGAGCACATCAAGGAGAAATACGGCTTGACGCCCAATCAGATCATTGATATGAAAGGTCTCATGGGCGATGCTTCCGACAACATTCCTGGCGTGCCAGGAGTCGGTGAAAAAACGGCGCTGAAGCTGTTGGCAGCACACGGCTCTGTCGAAGGTGTCTATGAAGCGATTGAGCAACAAAAAGGCAAAATGAAAGAAAAACTGGTCGCCAATGAAAATCTCGCCTACATCAGCAAGCAGCTGGCGACGATCGAACGCAATGCGCCGATCGACATCAAGATTGAAGAATTGAGCTATGCAGGTCCAGACCAGGACGAATTAGTGAAAATATGGAATGAATTGGCGTTTAAATCCTTATTAGAGAAAATGGAGTATACAGCAGAAGAAACGGTCAAAGAAGAATTGACGTTCGAAGTGCTGACAAGCATCAATCCCTCGATATTGAAAGACGAGATGGCGGTTCATCTGGAGCTGTACGACGAACATTATCATAGTTGCGATTTGCTTGGGGTTTCTTTAGCAACTGAAACGGCAACCTATGTAATTCCAATGGCAGTCGCTGAGCAATCGGAGGAATTCCGTACTTGGTTTAAAGATCCATCAAGAAAGAAATTCATGGCAGATTCCAAAGCGGCGACTGCGGCATTTCTGCGCGTCGGCATTGAACTAAAAGGTGTCGACTTCGACTTGATGTTGGGTGCTTATATTGTCAATCCATCTTTGACTTACACGGATATGGCGAGCATCGTCCAGGAATACGGCTATAAGGACGTGTCGACAAACGAGCAAATTTACGGCAAAGGCGCTAAAAAGAAAGTGCCGGAAGAGTCGATCCTCAACGAGCATATTGCCAGAAAAGCACGCACCATCTGGAAAGTCCGTCCGTTGGTCATGGAAAAACTTGAAGACAATGAGCAATTTGATTTATACGATAAATTGGAGCTGCCATTGGCAAGCGTTTTGGGGCAAATGGAGTCACTAGGCGTCAAAGTCGACCGTGATCAATTATCTGAAATGGGCAAGGAATTGTCTCATAAACTGGAGAAAATCGAATCGGATATTTATGGGCTTGCCGGACAAGAGTTTAATATCAATTCACCTAAACAATTAGGTGTCATCTTGTTTGAAAAACTAGGATTGCCAGCTTTAAAGAAAACCAAAACCGGCTACTCGACAGCAGCGGATGTACTTGAAAAATTGGAAGGGCAGCACGAAATCATTTCTCACATTCTAATGTATCGTCAGCTCGGCAAACTTTTGTCTACTTATATAGAAGGTTTATTAAAAGAAATTCACGAGGATGGCAAAGTCCATACCCGTTTCCAACAGGCTCTGACAACAACAGGCCGGCTTAGTTCAACCAATCCGAACTTGCAAAACATCCCGGTGCGTCTTGAAGAGGGACGGAAAATCCGTAAAGCCTTTGTTCCTTCAGAACCTGGCTGGGTGATGGTTGCTGCCGATTATTCACAAATTGAATTGCGTGTTTTGGCAGATATGTCAGAAGATGAGCGTTTGGTTCAAGCTTTTAAAGATGACCGTGATATTCATACAACAACGGCCAGTGATGTTTTTCATGTTCCTGAAAAACAAGTGACTGGGGACATGCGCCGAGCTGCTAAAGCTGTTAACTTTGGGGTAGTTTATGGCATCAGTGATTATGGTTTGTCTCAAAACCTGAACATTCCTCGTAAAGAAGCGGCGGACTTTATTGAACGTTATTTTGCCAGCTTTCCTGGCGTCAAAAGCTATATGACGACTATTGTTTCAGATGCAAAGCGTGATGGGTTTGTTACGACGTTGATGAACCGGAGACGCTATTTACCGGATATTACGAGCTCTAACTTTAATTTGCGTAGCTTTGCAGAACGTACAGCGATGAATACACCGATTCAAGGCAGTGCAGCAGACATCATAAAAAAAGCAATGATCGATATGGATGCAGCTCTAGAGCGTGAAGAGATGCAGACGAGAATGCTGCTGCAGGTGCACGATGAATTGATTTTCGAGGCGCCACCAGAGGAATTGGATAAGTTGATGGAATTGGTTCCCGAAGTGATGGAAAACGCAGTGAAGCTAATCGTTCCATTAAAAGTGGACATCGCGCATGGCGCTACCTGGTACGATACGAAATGA
- a CDS encoding glyceraldehyde-3-phosphate dehydrogenase: MTVSIAINGFGRIGRMVFRQAIMMDDVTITAVNATYPAETLAHLIKYDTNHGTFAGDVSSEEDALIVNGKRVQLVSERDPLNLPWKEMGIDIVIEATGKFNSREKAALHLEAGAKKVILTAPGKKEDITIVMGVNDDKLDIDKHDIISNASCTTNCLAPVVKVLHDKFGIENGLMTTIHSYTNDQQNLDNPHKDLRRARACAQSIIPTSTGAAKALSSVMPELQGKLHGMALRVPTPNVSLVDLVVDLKSDVTIAEVNQAFEEASENGLEGILSLTMEPLVSVDFNSNPQSAIVDGLSTMVIGGRKVKVLAWYDNEWGYSARVIDLTKKVANALILVSK, from the coding sequence ATGACAGTTTCTATTGCAATTAACGGATTTGGCCGTATTGGCCGTATGGTTTTCAGACAAGCGATAATGATGGATGACGTTACAATTACGGCAGTCAATGCTACTTATCCGGCTGAAACCCTTGCGCATTTAATTAAGTATGACACAAATCACGGCACCTTCGCTGGTGACGTATCTTCAGAAGAAGATGCCTTAATTGTTAACGGGAAACGTGTACAATTGGTAAGTGAACGAGACCCACTGAATCTGCCGTGGAAAGAAATGGGCATTGATATTGTCATCGAAGCAACTGGAAAGTTTAATTCTCGCGAAAAAGCCGCTCTGCACCTGGAAGCTGGAGCTAAAAAAGTAATTTTGACGGCGCCTGGAAAAAAAGAAGATATTACAATTGTTATGGGTGTCAACGATGACAAACTAGATATTGATAAGCACGACATCATTTCCAACGCAAGCTGTACAACGAATTGCTTGGCACCTGTCGTAAAAGTCCTGCATGATAAATTCGGTATTGAAAATGGTTTGATGACGACAATTCATTCCTACACGAACGATCAGCAAAATTTGGATAATCCGCACAAAGATCTTCGGCGTGCACGTGCATGTGCACAATCCATCATCCCAACTTCTACGGGTGCTGCGAAAGCGCTATCATCGGTAATGCCGGAATTACAAGGCAAGCTGCATGGCATGGCGTTACGGGTTCCGACACCAAATGTCTCCTTGGTCGATCTAGTTGTCGATTTAAAGTCAGACGTGACGATAGCAGAAGTTAATCAAGCATTCGAGGAAGCATCAGAAAATGGCCTTGAGGGGATCTTGAGCTTGACGATGGAGCCTCTAGTGTCTGTCGATTTCAATAGTAATCCCCAATCTGCGATAGTTGATGGCTTATCGACAATGGTAATTGGCGGGCGCAAAGTGAAAGTTCTCGCGTGGTACGACAATGAATGGGGCTATTCGGCACGTGTTATCGATTTGACGAAGAAAGTCGCAAACGCTCTAATATTGGTATCCAAATAA
- the hflC gene encoding protease modulator HflC, translated as MEPNKPLDEVKKFNPYERPKKNKEPRDPIDFKKYWKLIVGLVVAFVLLLIVLTNVYVVKENEYRVVRQFGEVVKIQEEPGIKMKIPFIQSVMTLPNYQMTYDVSEAEINTKDKKRIIIDNYAVWHVVNPLNLISNAGTIVNAESRMEEFIYSVVRTELGQLNYDEIINDENSSRGSLNDNVTAKVNELLEKDQYGIQVLDVRIKRTDLPEENEQSVYTRMISERESTAQDYLSQGDAKKREMEAQADREAQEVIATARKEAALIQAEGESEAAKIYNESFSKDAEFYELYRSLESYKKTIGEDTVIILPSDSPYADILSGNYE; from the coding sequence ATGGAACCGAATAAACCCTTAGACGAAGTGAAGAAATTCAACCCTTACGAAAGACCAAAAAAGAACAAAGAACCGAGAGATCCCATCGATTTCAAGAAATACTGGAAACTGATTGTGGGTCTAGTTGTGGCATTTGTTCTTTTGCTTATCGTCCTGACGAATGTGTATGTTGTAAAAGAAAATGAATACCGCGTCGTCCGCCAATTCGGCGAAGTGGTAAAAATCCAGGAAGAGCCGGGCATTAAGATGAAGATTCCGTTCATCCAAAGTGTCATGACTTTGCCAAATTACCAAATGACCTACGATGTTTCAGAAGCGGAAATCAACACAAAAGATAAGAAACGCATCATCATTGACAATTACGCCGTCTGGCATGTAGTAAATCCGTTAAATCTCATTTCGAATGCAGGGACCATCGTCAATGCTGAATCACGGATGGAAGAGTTCATTTATTCCGTCGTTCGGACAGAGCTGGGACAATTGAATTACGATGAAATCATCAATGATGAAAATTCATCCCGCGGCAGCTTGAACGATAATGTCACGGCGAAAGTCAATGAATTACTGGAGAAAGACCAATACGGCATCCAGGTGCTGGATGTCCGCATAAAGCGCACGGATTTGCCGGAGGAAAATGAACAATCCGTCTATACGCGGATGATTTCCGAACGTGAATCCACGGCTCAGGATTACCTGTCCCAGGGAGATGCAAAAAAACGTGAAATGGAAGCGCAGGCTGACCGTGAAGCACAGGAAGTAATTGCCACTGCCCGCAAGGAAGCTGCATTGATCCAGGCGGAAGGGGAATCGGAAGCTGCTAAAATTTATAACGAGTCGTTCTCGAAAGATGCGGAATTCTATGAACTCTACCGTTCGCTTGAATCCTATAAGAAAACGATTGGCGAGGACACGGTGATTATTCTACCGTCGGATTCACCCTATGCGGATATCTTATCCGGTAATTACGAATAA
- the coaE gene encoding dephospho-CoA kinase (Dephospho-CoA kinase (CoaE) performs the final step in coenzyme A biosynthesis.) — translation MIIGLTGSIASGKSTVSGMLKSWGYPIVDADLVARLVVEPSSETLEQITEAFGSDVIKEDGTMDRAKVGEIIFNDPASRKILNDIIHPAIRQEMLRQRQELLAQGFKTIIMDIPLLFESRLQHLVDNILVVSVTEENQFARLVERNGFTEKEAKARIASQLPMSVKEDGADAVIYNNGTLDETKWQLNRILDNWHASPEKE, via the coding sequence ATGATCATTGGATTAACAGGCAGTATTGCCAGTGGGAAAAGTACGGTATCCGGCATGCTGAAAAGTTGGGGCTATCCGATCGTTGATGCAGATCTAGTGGCGCGCTTAGTAGTAGAACCGAGTTCAGAGACCTTAGAGCAAATTACGGAGGCATTTGGATCTGATGTGATAAAAGAAGACGGGACAATGGATCGTGCAAAAGTAGGAGAAATCATTTTTAATGATCCAGCAAGTAGGAAAATCCTAAACGACATTATCCACCCTGCAATACGCCAGGAAATGCTGCGGCAGCGGCAGGAGCTTCTGGCGCAGGGATTCAAGACGATCATCATGGATATCCCGTTATTATTCGAGAGCCGCCTTCAACATTTGGTGGATAACATTTTAGTCGTCAGTGTTACAGAAGAAAACCAATTTGCTCGACTTGTAGAACGGAATGGTTTTACCGAAAAAGAGGCCAAGGCACGTATCGCCTCCCAATTGCCGATGTCTGTAAAAGAAGATGGTGCAGATGCCGTCATCTACAACAACGGAACACTAGATGAAACGAAATGGCAGTTAAACCGGATCTTAGACAACTGGCATGCCAGTCCTGAAAAAGAATAA